One window from the genome of Bacteroidales bacterium encodes:
- a CDS encoding capsular biosynthesis protein: MEISDFFSKKKTPAVSYESYYSIDIHSHIIPGIDDGAQTIEESLEIIAFFQSIGIKKIITTPHISGSYPNTNDIILSCYSQLKNKLIEINPDIDLHVAAEYMVDESFTNIIKQKKLLCFGKNFILIEFPYFSTHPDIHNVIFSLQSDGFSIIIAHPERYVFWGDTLNTFKKLKERGVFFQMNLLSLTSIYSEEIQKNAHWLIKNQLIDFVGSDIHHISAAPYIKNVLKEKLFFKMIETNQIKNNALLT; encoded by the coding sequence ATGGAAATTTCTGATTTTTTTTCCAAAAAAAAAACACCAGCAGTTTCTTACGAAAGCTATTACAGTATAGATATTCATTCGCATATCATTCCCGGTATTGATGACGGAGCTCAAACGATTGAAGAATCACTCGAAATAATTGCCTTTTTCCAAAGCATAGGAATTAAAAAAATAATCACCACGCCTCATATTTCCGGGTCTTACCCAAATACAAATGATATCATACTTTCCTGCTATTCTCAACTTAAAAATAAGTTAATAGAAATCAACCCGGATATTGATTTACATGTTGCTGCAGAATATATGGTCGACGAAAGTTTTACCAACATTATTAAGCAGAAGAAATTATTATGTTTCGGGAAAAATTTTATTTTAATTGAATTTCCATATTTTAGTACACATCCTGATATTCACAATGTGATTTTCTCATTGCAGAGTGATGGATTTTCAATAATTATTGCTCACCCTGAACGCTATGTGTTTTGGGGAGACACGTTGAATACATTTAAAAAGCTTAAAGAACGTGGAGTGTTTTTTCAAATGAACCTTCTATCCCTGACTTCAATATATTCCGAAGAAATACAAAAAAATGCCCATTGGCTTATTAAAAACCAGTTGATTGATTTTGTCGGCTCTGATATTCATCACATCAGCGCTGCACCCTATATTAAAAATGTTTTAAAAGAAAAACTTTTCTTTAAAATGATAGAAACAAATCAGATAAAAAATAACGCTTTGTTGACTTAA
- the rfbB gene encoding dTDP-glucose 4,6-dehydratase — protein MFNKTILITGGAGFIGSHVVRLFVKKYSDYRIVNFDKLTYAGNLENLKDIENEKNYLFIKGDITDTTSVSNLLKQYDFNVIIHLAAESHVDRSITNPLEFITTNIFGTATLLNAARELWKDNEAGKLFYHISTDEVYGSLSKEGFFTENTAYSPRSPYSASKASSDHLVRAYHHTYGLPVIISNCSNNYGPNQFPEKLIPLMINNIINNKPLPVYGSGENVRDWLYVEDHARAIDTVFCKGKIGETYNIGGNNEWTNINLVHLLCSVMDKKLGREEGSSAKLITYVKDRAGHDLRYAIDSTKISNELGWKPSLNFEDGLKKTVEWYLNNESWLKNITSGAYQKYYEEQYSNR, from the coding sequence ATGTTTAATAAAACTATATTAATTACAGGTGGAGCGGGATTCATTGGTTCTCATGTTGTACGCTTGTTTGTTAAAAAATACTCTGATTACCGTATTGTAAACTTCGACAAACTAACATATGCCGGAAATCTTGAAAACCTGAAAGACATTGAAAACGAAAAAAACTATCTTTTTATTAAGGGCGACATAACAGATACAACATCTGTTTCCAATCTTCTCAAGCAATATGATTTTAATGTAATAATACACCTTGCTGCGGAATCACATGTTGACCGCTCCATTACCAACCCTTTGGAATTTATAACTACAAATATTTTTGGTACTGCTACTTTGTTAAATGCTGCAAGAGAACTATGGAAAGATAATGAAGCCGGGAAACTTTTTTACCATATTTCAACAGACGAAGTTTACGGTTCTTTAAGCAAGGAGGGTTTTTTTACCGAAAATACCGCTTATAGTCCGCGCAGCCCTTACTCTGCCTCCAAAGCAAGTTCTGACCATTTGGTGCGCGCATATCATCATACTTATGGGTTGCCTGTCATTATTTCAAATTGCTCGAACAATTACGGCCCCAATCAATTTCCCGAAAAGCTTATCCCTTTAATGATAAACAACATCATTAACAACAAACCTCTTCCTGTATATGGTAGTGGCGAAAACGTAAGAGACTGGCTTTATGTAGAAGATCATGCCCGCGCTATTGATACGGTATTTTGCAAAGGAAAGATTGGAGAAACATATAATATAGGAGGAAATAATGAGTGGACTAACATTAATCTTGTCCATTTACTTTGCAGTGTTATGGATAAAAAACTTGGCCGGGAAGAAGGTAGTTCGGCAAAATTAATAACCTATGTAAAAGACCGTGCCGGGCATGACTTGCGTTACGCAATTGATTCAACAAAAATATCAAATGAATTAGGGTGGAAACCTTCATTGAATTTTGAAGACGGCCTAAAAAAAACAGTTGAATGGTACCTAAATAACGAGTCCTGGTTAAAAAATATCACGAGCGGAGCATATCAGAAATATTACGAGGAACAATATTCAAACAGATAA
- the galE gene encoding UDP-glucose 4-epimerase GalE, translating to MKILVTGGTGYIGAHTVVELQRDGYDVCIIDNLSNSSVEVVQSIYKITNKLPIFEKIEMCAKPQLDNFFERHQDIEGVIHFAAFKAVGESVMLPIKYYHNNLFSLINLLECMHKNKINTLVFSSSCTVYGQPENLPVKETSPVLPPMSPYGDTKQISERIITEQSRVSDLKTVLLRYFNPIGAHESALIGELPIGTPNNLVPYITQTAIGKREYLSVFGNDYDTPDGTCIRDYIYVADLAKAHVKAMKRLLKKEKSSDTEIFNLGTGRGISVLEVIESFERVSGQKLNYKIVGRRPGDITKIWADCTLANNVLGWKAEKTLDEMMLSAWNWEKQMAKKI from the coding sequence ATGAAAATTCTTGTAACAGGGGGAACCGGGTATATAGGGGCACATACAGTTGTTGAATTACAACGGGATGGATACGATGTTTGCATTATTGATAATTTATCCAACTCTTCTGTGGAAGTTGTTCAATCAATATATAAAATAACCAACAAGCTTCCAATATTTGAAAAAATAGAAATGTGCGCAAAGCCCCAGCTTGATAATTTTTTTGAAAGGCATCAGGATATTGAGGGGGTTATACATTTTGCCGCTTTTAAAGCTGTCGGTGAATCTGTAATGCTTCCAATAAAATATTATCACAATAATTTATTTTCGCTGATTAACCTGCTTGAATGCATGCATAAGAATAAAATCAATACACTGGTTTTTTCTTCATCATGTACTGTTTATGGACAGCCCGAAAATCTTCCCGTCAAAGAAACATCTCCTGTTTTGCCCCCTATGTCCCCTTACGGAGATACGAAACAAATATCAGAAAGAATTATTACTGAACAATCAAGGGTTTCGGATTTGAAAACCGTTTTGCTGAGATATTTTAATCCTATCGGCGCACATGAATCGGCATTAATTGGAGAATTGCCAATTGGAACCCCAAATAATTTAGTACCATATATTACTCAAACGGCTATTGGTAAACGTGAATATTTAAGCGTTTTCGGTAACGATTATGATACCCCCGACGGTACTTGTATACGCGACTATATCTATGTTGCTGATTTGGCAAAGGCTCATGTTAAAGCGATGAAACGCCTGCTTAAGAAAGAAAAAAGTTCTGACACAGAAATTTTCAACTTAGGAACAGGTAGGGGAATTTCTGTGCTGGAAGTTATAGAATCTTTCGAACGTGTGTCGGGGCAAAAACTAAATTATAAAATTGTTGGCCGCCGCCCGGGGGATATTACAAAAATCTGGGCTGATTGCACATTGGCTAATAATGTACTTGGCTGGAAAGCTGAAAAAACCCTTGATGAAATGATGTTATCCGCATGGAACTGGGAAAAACAAATGGCAAAAAAAATTTAA
- a CDS encoding SDR family oxidoreductase → MYSKAFHDEDLTKFTFLITGGAGFIGSNIVEYLIKYNAGKIIILDNLSTGFFHNIEPFISHGNVKFIEGDICNPEQCMTATKDVDFVLHQAALGSVPRSIQDPQATNLSNVGGFLNILVASKQNKVKRIVYASSSSVYGDSAELPKKEINIGNPLSPYAVSKLANELYAKAFTNCYNMDMVGLRYFNVFGPRQSPQGAYAAAIPLFIHALITGKSPFINGDGEQTRDFTFVENAVQANIRAAFAKNREARGNVFNVACGSKTSVNELFFLLKKISQTTIDPSYRAERHGDVRYSLADISNAIKILGYSPDIKIKDGLEITFKWFKQNFQMLYGNF, encoded by the coding sequence ATGTACAGCAAAGCCTTTCATGATGAGGATTTAACAAAGTTTACTTTTCTTATAACCGGAGGAGCGGGGTTTATAGGCTCGAACATAGTTGAATATCTCATAAAATATAATGCCGGGAAAATAATTATTTTGGATAATTTATCCACCGGATTTTTTCACAATATTGAACCTTTTATTTCACACGGCAATGTTAAGTTTATTGAAGGGGATATTTGTAATCCGGAACAATGCATGACAGCTACAAAAGACGTTGATTTTGTTTTACATCAGGCAGCTCTGGGCTCTGTTCCACGTTCCATACAAGACCCTCAGGCAACCAATCTTTCTAATGTTGGCGGGTTCCTGAATATTCTCGTAGCATCAAAACAAAATAAAGTTAAGCGGATTGTTTATGCCAGTTCATCTTCGGTTTATGGAGACAGTGCAGAACTACCTAAAAAAGAAATAAACATCGGCAACCCTTTATCTCCTTATGCTGTTTCAAAACTTGCGAATGAGTTATATGCCAAAGCTTTTACAAATTGTTACAATATGGATATGGTCGGCCTGCGTTATTTTAATGTTTTTGGCCCCAGGCAAAGCCCACAAGGAGCATATGCAGCAGCCATACCTTTGTTTATTCATGCATTAATTACCGGTAAAAGCCCTTTTATTAACGGGGACGGGGAACAAACCCGGGATTTTACCTTTGTGGAAAATGCCGTTCAGGCAAACATAAGAGCAGCTTTTGCTAAGAACCGTGAAGCGCGAGGAAATGTTTTCAATGTTGCTTGTGGCAGTAAAACATCTGTTAATGAACTTTTTTTTCTATTAAAAAAAATATCTCAAACTACTATTGACCCATCATACCGTGCTGAGCGCCACGGTGATGTCCGATATTCTCTTGCCGACATTTCAAATGCCATAAAAATTCTTGGATACTCGCCCGACATTAAAATTAAAGATGGACTTGAAATAACTTTTAAATGGTTTAAACAAAACTTTCAGATGCTTTATGGAAATTTCTGA
- a CDS encoding Gfo/Idh/MocA family oxidoreductase, whose product MMEQKNNTEKIKFAVVGCGHIGKRHAEMICRNEEAELMALCDIKPKEELGIEQFHVPFFNNIDDLLASELNIDVVNVCTPNGMHVEHSIKALDALKHVVCEKPMGLTKASVEKVIYKSLQVSRQLFLVMQNRYSPPSLWIKEVIDKKYLGDIFHVQLNCYWNRDESYYKKGGWKGTKDLDGGTLFTQFSHFIDIMFWLFGDITDIQGIFADNNHKHLTDFEDSGIVSFRFLNGGFGCINYSTSVWNTNLESSITIIGSKGSIKIGGQYMNEVEYCHIENYTLPKLDPANPANDYGTYKGSAANHHYVIENVVDTLKGKTTITTNALEGLKIVEIIERIYAVRDKKFKK is encoded by the coding sequence ATGATGGAACAAAAAAATAATACAGAAAAAATTAAATTTGCCGTTGTTGGCTGCGGGCATATCGGAAAACGCCATGCCGAAATGATATGCCGCAATGAAGAAGCTGAATTAATGGCATTATGTGACATAAAGCCAAAAGAAGAATTGGGCATAGAACAATTTCATGTGCCTTTTTTCAATAATATTGATGATTTGCTGGCATCAGAATTAAACATTGATGTTGTGAATGTTTGCACACCCAATGGAATGCATGTTGAGCATTCAATAAAAGCTTTAGATGCCCTAAAACACGTTGTATGTGAAAAACCAATGGGCTTAACAAAAGCATCCGTTGAGAAGGTTATTTATAAATCCCTGCAAGTTTCCAGACAATTATTTCTGGTAATGCAAAACCGCTATTCCCCGCCTTCCTTATGGATAAAAGAAGTTATTGATAAAAAATACTTAGGGGACATTTTTCATGTACAATTAAATTGTTACTGGAATCGTGATGAAAGTTATTATAAAAAGGGCGGATGGAAGGGCACCAAAGACCTTGATGGCGGCACACTTTTCACGCAATTTTCTCACTTTATAGATATTATGTTCTGGCTCTTTGGAGACATTACCGACATTCAGGGCATATTTGCCGACAATAATCACAAACATCTTACTGATTTCGAAGATAGTGGGATCGTAAGTTTCAGGTTTTTAAACGGGGGATTTGGATGTATTAACTATTCAACTTCTGTTTGGAATACCAATCTTGAAAGCAGCATCACTATCATCGGCAGCAAAGGAAGTATCAAAATTGGCGGGCAATATATGAACGAAGTTGAATACTGCCACATAGAAAACTACACCTTGCCAAAACTTGACCCCGCGAATCCCGCCAATGATTATGGTACATACAAAGGTTCCGCAGCAAATCATCACTACGTTATTGAAAATGTTGTTGACACACTAAAAGGAAAAACTACTATTACAACAAATGCCCTTGAGGGATTAAAAATTGTTGAAATTATTGAACGCATTTACGCTGTCCGGGATAAAAAATTCAAAAAATAA
- a CDS encoding nucleotide sugar dehydrogenase, whose translation MNTYEQLIAKKTKLSVIGLGYVGLPIALEFAKQIQVIGFDIKEDRVEKMKNKIDPSEELPDSAFENCDIIFTSNTEDLKNASFHIVAVPTPIDNHNLPDLHPLLSATRTVGKVLKKGDYVVYESTVYPGCTEEDCIPILEELSGLKFIKDFKVGFSPERINPGDKDHTITTITKVVSGCDEESLEIIAKVYELVVKVGVHRASSIKVAESAKIIENTQRDVNIALMNELSIIFNRMGINTFEVLEAAGTKWNFLKFFPGLVGGHCIGVDPYYLTYKAKEYRYHAQIINSGRFVNDSMGFYIAKQTVKKIIATGKNVLNSRVLVMGVSFKENVSDIRNSRVADVVSELKTYGLIVDVVDPFADAKEVEEEYGFGLIKEPAGKYDAIIVAVSHNQYTGLKEEFFKNFSANKCILVDIKGVYRGKIKELTYWSL comes from the coding sequence ATGAATACTTACGAACAACTTATAGCAAAAAAAACAAAGCTATCCGTAATTGGCCTTGGATATGTTGGACTACCAATTGCCTTGGAATTTGCAAAACAAATTCAGGTTATTGGTTTTGATATCAAAGAAGACCGCGTTGAAAAGATGAAAAATAAAATTGACCCAAGTGAAGAGCTCCCTGATTCGGCTTTTGAAAATTGTGATATTATTTTTACATCAAACACAGAAGACCTGAAAAATGCCTCATTTCATATTGTTGCAGTGCCTACGCCGATTGATAATCATAATTTACCAGATTTACATCCTTTGCTTTCAGCTACCCGTACAGTTGGAAAAGTGCTTAAAAAGGGGGATTATGTCGTTTACGAATCAACGGTCTATCCCGGTTGTACTGAGGAAGATTGCATTCCTATATTGGAAGAGTTATCTGGTTTGAAATTTATTAAAGATTTTAAGGTGGGATTTTCTCCCGAGCGAATTAATCCGGGAGACAAAGACCACACTATAACAACCATTACGAAAGTTGTTTCCGGTTGCGATGAGGAATCTTTGGAAATTATTGCAAAAGTTTATGAATTAGTTGTAAAAGTAGGTGTTCACAGGGCATCGAGCATCAAAGTTGCTGAATCGGCAAAGATTATTGAAAATACTCAGCGGGATGTAAATATTGCATTAATGAATGAGCTTTCAATTATATTTAACCGCATGGGAATCAATACCTTTGAAGTACTGGAAGCAGCAGGGACCAAATGGAATTTTTTAAAATTTTTTCCAGGCCTTGTCGGGGGGCATTGTATTGGTGTTGACCCCTATTACCTGACATATAAAGCAAAAGAATACCGATATCATGCACAGATAATAAATTCAGGACGCTTTGTGAACGACTCCATGGGTTTTTATATTGCAAAACAAACTGTCAAGAAAATTATTGCCACAGGAAAAAATGTTTTGAATTCCAGAGTACTTGTGATGGGTGTTTCATTTAAGGAAAATGTTAGTGATATTAGAAATTCAAGAGTAGCAGATGTGGTGAGCGAATTAAAAACCTATGGATTAATCGTTGATGTCGTAGACCCTTTTGCTGACGCCAAAGAAGTAGAAGAAGAATATGGTTTCGGTTTAATAAAAGAACCTGCCGGAAAATATGATGCTATTATTGTCGCTGTCTCTCACAATCAATATACAGGGCTTAAAGAAGAATTCTTTAAAAATTTTTCAGCAAATAAATGTATTTTAGTTGATATTAAAGGGGTGTATCGTGGTAAAATTAAAGAACTTACTTACTGGAGTCTTTAA
- a CDS encoding N-acetyltransferase, producing MKKDFFAHETSVIDEGCQIGKGTKIWHFSHIMSDCQIGENCNIGQNVVVSPNVKLGHNVKVQNNVSIYTGVICEDDVFLGPSMVFTNIVNPRSAIIRKEQYVGTIVKKGASIGANATIVCGHNIGEYAFVGAGSVVTKEIPAYALVVGNPARQIGWISEYGHRLNFDEKGIAICPESNDKYQFKDGVVTKIK from the coding sequence ATGAAAAAGGATTTTTTTGCACACGAAACATCGGTAATTGATGAGGGTTGCCAGATAGGCAAAGGAACAAAAATATGGCATTTTTCTCATATTATGTCTGATTGTCAAATAGGCGAAAATTGCAATATAGGACAAAATGTCGTTGTGTCTCCGAATGTGAAACTTGGGCACAATGTTAAAGTTCAGAATAATGTTTCTATTTATACCGGGGTTATTTGTGAAGATGATGTCTTTTTGGGCCCGTCAATGGTTTTTACCAACATTGTTAATCCCCGAAGTGCAATAATTAGAAAAGAACAATATGTAGGCACTATCGTAAAAAAAGGAGCATCCATTGGCGCCAATGCGACTATTGTTTGTGGGCATAATATCGGGGAATATGCATTTGTGGGCGCAGGATCAGTTGTTACAAAAGAAATTCCCGCATATGCGTTAGTTGTTGGGAATCCTGCCAGGCAAATTGGCTGGATTAGTGAATATGGTCATCGCCTGAATTTTGATGAAAAGGGGATTGCTATCTGTCCTGAAAGTAATGATAAATATCAATTTAAAGATGGAGTGGTTACCAAAATCAAATAA
- the fabD gene encoding ACP S-malonyltransferase: MKAYVFPGQGAQFVGMGRQLYENFETGKELFEQANEILNFRITDLMFSGTEEDLRQTKVTQPAIFLHSVILAKVMGENFIPDMVAGHSLGEFSALVASQALSFEDGLLLVSKRAEAMQEACEITPSTMAAIIGIADDKVKEILDDIDDVVVAANYNSPGQIVISGTVSGVNKACELIKAAGARRALPLSVGGAFHSPLMEPAREKLAYAIENTLFSKPLCPIYQNVDAKPSTDPDIIKSNLNAQLTSPVLWTQTVKNMVAGGCTVYTELGPGTVLQGLIKKIEPSVIIEEVNI; the protein is encoded by the coding sequence ATGAAAGCATATGTTTTCCCTGGGCAGGGAGCTCAATTTGTAGGTATGGGTAGGCAACTGTACGAAAATTTTGAGACAGGAAAAGAATTATTTGAACAAGCAAATGAAATATTGAATTTTCGTATCACAGATTTAATGTTTAGCGGAACGGAAGAAGACTTAAGACAAACAAAAGTAACACAACCTGCGATTTTTCTTCATTCAGTAATTCTGGCCAAAGTGATGGGAGAAAATTTTATCCCGGATATGGTTGCAGGCCACTCTTTAGGCGAGTTTTCTGCGTTGGTGGCTTCTCAAGCTTTGTCATTCGAAGATGGTTTGCTACTGGTGTCAAAACGCGCCGAAGCTATGCAGGAAGCTTGCGAAATAACCCCATCCACTATGGCTGCAATCATAGGCATTGCTGATGATAAAGTGAAAGAAATACTTGATGATATTGATGATGTTGTTGTCGCCGCAAATTATAACAGCCCCGGGCAAATTGTTATTTCCGGAACTGTAAGCGGTGTCAATAAAGCATGCGAACTGATAAAGGCTGCCGGCGCACGAAGAGCATTGCCTCTGAGTGTTGGCGGAGCTTTTCATTCTCCATTGATGGAACCTGCCAGAGAAAAATTAGCATATGCTATTGAAAACACATTATTCAGCAAACCACTTTGTCCCATATATCAAAATGTCGACGCCAAACCATCAACAGATCCAGATATTATTAAATCTAATTTAAATGCTCAATTAACATCTCCTGTTTTGTGGACACAGACTGTTAAAAATATGGTTGCAGGTGGTTGTACTGTTTATACAGAATTAGGACCAGGAACTGTTTTACAGGGGTTAATAAAGAAAATTGAACCTTCTGTTATAATTGAAGAAGTGAATATTTAA